The genomic interval CATCCGAAAAGTCCCAACAGATCGTGCAAAAACCAGGATGGGTGACGAAGATTTTCACCGTCAAGTACGCGGATGTGGTTGAACTGTCTCAACCCTTGAGGGTTTTCAATGCCCAGCTCATTCCCAACCGCGATCTCAAGGTGCTGGCCGTTTCATGCGATCGGGATACTATGCCTGCAATCGAGGATGCCATCAAGAGGCTCGACGTGCCGCCCACGAGTGCGAAGAACATTGAGCTGACCGTCTACCTTTTGAGCGCGTCTGAACAAGTCGAGCCCTCGTCGGGAGTGACTCCGGAGCTTCAAGGAGTAGTCGACCAGTTGAAGGGGCTTTTCCCCTACAAAGGCTTCCGTCTGACGGAATCGATGGTGGTGCGCGTTCGCGATGGACAAACGGGACACGTGAGCGGGGTCGCTCCTAGTACTTCGGAGGGTTACAAAATTTTTTATAACTTCCAGTTTCGGTCAGCTAATATCGTCGATGGCGTTGAAGGTCGGACAATCAGAATAGATCGCCTGAGGCTTGGCGCGAAAGTACCTCTCGTTTTGCCGGGATCTGCTGAGAAGTCCCTAAACGTTCAATACCAGGACACCGGCATTGAGACCGATATAGATGTCCGCGATGGTAAGAAGGTAGTCGTTGGAAAGGCCAATACGGACGGATCGAGCGGTGCCATGATCCTCGTTGTGACCGCCAAAGTGATGGACTGATTCGCATTTGTGGTGGGGCGACGGGGGCAGCCATCTGAAATCAGACTGCCCCTGCCGCCCGCGTCTGCATTTTCTTAACACCCCCAGTTGCATCCTTAACCCGAATTCCGATGCTGAAGGCCATGATCAATGTCGAAGGGGGATTCAATTCCCATTAGTAGATGCTTTTCGAATAAGGCTTCTGTCCCTTTGGGCCCGGAGGGCGCTTGCGCCGCGGCGCATAGCCTCGCCTGAGCTTCTCTTCAGGCCCGGAGGGCCTCTAGAATGGAAGCCCCACCTGAAGCTCTGTCCCGCGCTCTATGCGGGACGGAGCGAGGGTGGGGTACCGGTCGTAAAAATGACCTCCGAGCCCCGCTGGCGGGGCGAAAGAATCTGTCGAATGGAGCTTCGGACAACCATCCAATAAATCCACTGTATTTCCCTTCCCGAAATGCTTTCTCTCCGCATCCCGTTACCCTTCTCGCTTCTCGAATGAGTGGAGCCCAACTCCAGCGGTTGGATTCACGAAGCGATATCGGGACCCTGGAGATTTTCCTGGCAGCGGAAGCGCCCTCGCAAGGTCTCTTTTCCGCAAGAGTGGCCGGAATCTTTCCGAGTGCAAGGCATCGAAGAGGACGTTCGGTCTAGTTGGAACTGAGGGCACCGTTTCGCCCCGCAAGCAGGGCTCTCACATTTTCTCTCATGTGTACCCCGCCCTCGCCCCGCAAAAAGAAAAACGCGGGGCTCAGACGGGGCTACATTCTTCGAGCCCTCCGGGCCTGGAGCGACAGCTGCCCCGCTCGAAAAGCATCGACCGACAGGACAGAGTCAGACGTCTCTCCCTCTTTCTCCGGTCCCTCCAAAGGCGGAACAATTCCATTCTTCCTTCATTCCATTCCAATCGATCTGAATCGAAGAGCCTAAAGCTTCGTTGGCGCCCTTAACTTCGGAATTCAGGCTTAATTCAATAGTGATCATCCCGGAGACCGATTGGATTTTCAACCTCACCCTTCTCCATCGGGAGAACAGACGTGGTGAATGTACACTCCACCGATTCATCGAAAGAGGATTGCAGTTGCAGAATGCACGGGGGTGTTCCAAAATGCATGGCATCGGATCTCAGTACTGCACAGCGACAATCAATTGCCCCGGAAAGGAAATTGCGATGCCGAAACCTTCTGCAATCATTCTTCGATTGGTTTTTCTGTTGGCAATGGCCATTGGCGTCCCCCATTTTCTTCTGGCGCAGGATAGGACTCCCTCCCCCTCATCCATTTCGCAACAGGCCCGTCAATACCGAATTCAACACGATGTGGCCATCCTCAAAGAGTTTGACGATCTCCTTTCGATCCCCAATGTTGCATCCGATCTGACCAATATCAAAAGAAATGCGGACGTGCTTAAGGAAATGCTTGGGCGCCGTGGAATTCGCACCCGGCTTCTACAGATCAATAATGCCCCTCCGGCTGTTTATGGAGAGTTGCTTTCTCCCGGGGCCCTTCGGACCGTCGCCCTTTATGCGCACTATGATGGCCAACCGGTCGATCCATCACTCTGGAAGAGCAATCCCTGGAAGATGATGATTCGTGACCGTCCGCTGGAGGATGGTGGCCATGAAATCTCACTCGATTCGTTGAAATCACCGCTGCCGGGTGAATGGCGTGTGTACGCGCGCTCGGCCAGTGATGACAAGGCGCCGATCATGGCCTTGCTGGCGGCGCTCGATGCCCTCCGTGCGGGAAACATTTCGCTTTCAGTCAATCTCAAATTGTTTCTTGAAGGTGAAGAAGAGGCCGGGTCGCCCCATCTGAGGTCCTTCTTTGAAAAATATAAGGACCTCTTGAAAGCTGATGCATGGCTTCTGTGCGACGGGCCGGTTCATCAGACCCGCCGTATGCAGCTCTACTTTGGAGCACGCGGCATCACTGAATTGGAATTGACGGTTTATGGCCCCAACCGGGCTTTGCATAGCGGGCATTATGGCAACTGGGCTCCCAATCCTATCGCTCTGCTGACTGATCTATTAAGCAGCCTCCGGGACGGCGAGGGTAGAATTCGCATCCCTCACTTCTTCGATGACGTCAGGCCACTCACCGATTCCGAGCATCGCGCCCTGAATGAGATTCCCGCTGTCGATGCACAACTGCGCCATGATCTTGGGCTCGCCTGGAACGAGGGGGGGAAAGAAGTACTGGCGGAGCGGATCCTCAGCCCGGCCATCAACTTTCGTGGCATCCAGTCGGGCCATGTCGGCGAAAAAACAACCAACTCACTCCCGAGCGAGGCGATTGCATCGATCGATTTTCGCTTGGTGCCTGATCAAACACCTGACCGGGTGCGGTCACAGGTCGAAGAGCACATCCTCCGGCAGGGATTCTTTATCGTTCATGAAACCCCGACGATGGAGATCCGTCGAGCCCATCCAAAGATCGTCAAGCTTGCCTGGGGTCCGGGCTATCCCGCAGCGCGCACTTCCATGGATCTGCCGCTTTCCAAAGCTTTGATAAGCGTGATCGAGCAGTCCACTGGTGAGTCTGTAGTCAAAATGCCTTCGCTGGGTGGAAGCGTCCCGATGTACCTTTTCGTCGAACAGCTCAAGACCCCCGTGATCGGATTCCCCATTGTCAATCATGACAACAACCAGCATGCGTCCGATGAGAACTTGCGGCTGCAAAACCTGTGGGACGGAATCGAAATGTTCGCCTCCGTGCTGGCCCGGCTGGGGAAAGTCTGGCCCTAGCCCGGATTATTCATGAAGCTCAAAAGAATGCCGTAAATGACCGAAGTTCGCTCGTGTCTGCTCCGGTGAGGGACACGAGAAAACTCTTAGAGTCAGAGAAAATCCGTTTCCAGTCCTGTTTTGAGTCGAAAAGGATGAAGACGAAGGATCGCGGACTTTTTCAGCGCACACTTCTCCCGGCGGAAGTCAAAGAGGGATTCCACCAGAGGGTCTCTTTCGATCATGAGGTGGCCCCCAAGGCTGCCGCGATCCGTTTCCAACAAGGAAACCAAGGATAATGAGCGGGCAGATGCAACACGATTCGACGGACCGAGCGTTTCACCCACACGCCCAGTTTCAAAAGCCGTTCTCGCAGCGTGCTGACCTGGGCGCGCGCCAGCTCGGTCCCCTCGGCGCAATGCCGCAGCTGCTGCATCAGGACATAGGCGGCCGCCGTCAGCAACACCCGAAACTGATTGGCCCAGAAACTCGTACAGCTGGTGCGATCCATCTCCACACCGTGATGCAGTTCTTTGATGTGGTTTTCCATCTGCCCCCGCTGCCGGTAGTGGCGATACACCGTTTCGGGCCGGTAGCGGAGGTTGGTGATCACGAAGCGGGGATTGTCTTTCGCCTCGTGCACGCCGTCCCGCACGATCTCGGCTTTGATAATGACTCGGCGAGGACGCCGCCATGTTCCCGCCCGATAGCGCGCTTCGGTGTAGACGGCTTCGGTCTTTCCGCTGAGGCACGATTTCAACCGCGCCAGAGCCAAGGCTCGACGGGCCCGTTTCAGCAGACGCGTATTACCAGCCATGGCCACGACGTATTCCACTCCGGCGGCCTCCAGAAACTCGAACACCTCGGGGGTGGCGAATCCGGCATCCAGCCGCACGCGCAACGTCGCCCGCGGAAAGGCCTCCCGCAAGCGCCGCAGGATTCGGGAGAGCAAGGGGATGGCGCCCTCGGCCGGCGCGGCGTTGCCCGGACGCAAGGCGATGGTCCAGAGATACTGCTCCGCCTCGTGGTTGAAGCGCATCGTCCCGACCATCGGCAAATAGCACCAGCTGTCGTAGTAG from Terriglobia bacterium carries:
- a CDS encoding M20/M25/M40 family metallo-hydrolase, whose product is MPKPSAIILRLVFLLAMAIGVPHFLLAQDRTPSPSSISQQARQYRIQHDVAILKEFDDLLSIPNVASDLTNIKRNADVLKEMLGRRGIRTRLLQINNAPPAVYGELLSPGALRTVALYAHYDGQPVDPSLWKSNPWKMMIRDRPLEDGGHEISLDSLKSPLPGEWRVYARSASDDKAPIMALLAALDALRAGNISLSVNLKLFLEGEEEAGSPHLRSFFEKYKDLLKADAWLLCDGPVHQTRRMQLYFGARGITELELTVYGPNRALHSGHYGNWAPNPIALLTDLLSSLRDGEGRIRIPHFFDDVRPLTDSEHRALNEIPAVDAQLRHDLGLAWNEGGKEVLAERILSPAINFRGIQSGHVGEKTTNSLPSEAIASIDFRLVPDQTPDRVRSQVEEHILRQGFFIVHETPTMEIRRAHPKIVKLAWGPGYPAARTSMDLPLSKALISVIEQSTGESVVKMPSLGGSVPMYLFVEQLKTPVIGFPIVNHDNNQHASDENLRLQNLWDGIEMFASVLARLGKVWP
- a CDS encoding IS1380 family transposase, with translation QPSLSRFENAVSRQELLRLGEALADGVIAHHTARLKGKARWITVDLDPTDDPTHGQQQLSFFNGYYDSWCYLPMVGTMRFNHEAEQYLWTIALRPGNAAPAEGAIPLLSRILRRLREAFPRATLRVRLDAGFATPEVFEFLEAAGVEYVVAMAGNTRLLKRARRALALARLKSCLSGKTEAVYTEARYRAGTWRRPRRVIIKAEIVRDGVHEAKDNPRFVITNLRYRPETVYRHYRQRGQMENHIKELHHGVEMDRTSCTSFWANQFRVLLTAAAYVLMQQLRHCAEGTELARAQVSTLRERLLKLGVWVKRSVRRIVLHLPAHYPWFPCWKRIAAALGATS